In the genome of Anaerolineaceae bacterium oral taxon 439, the window AAAATCGCAGTCATGCGGCAGAGTTTCCAGCCGTTGACGCATTCTGCGTATGTATTTGCAGGTGTCCCATAGAGCGTCGTCCTCAGCGCCGATACAGATAACTTTCCCACGAATGCGCTCCACCTTGATTTTTTCTTCTTCATTCAGGAGATGGCGGCGCTCTGATTCATCAAACATTTCCCGCGCGGCTATCAGGTTGCCGCTGGCTTTGGATTCTTCCTGCATTTTTTGCCAATATTCCGGATGGCGATAGGCATATGGCAGATAGGGCAGCGGAATGCCCTGCCACGATACGGCGGATTCATGGTCTCCCGGCCGCTCACGGACGCCGTCTTTCCCGTCCCGATAGAATCCTTCCATGATAAAGTCCGGGGGCGTGAGGGCGATGGTAAGCCGGATGTCTGGGTAACAGGAAGCGGCGGCAAGCGCCACCGTGCCGGTCGCCGACGCCCCAAAAATCCCGATTTTATCACAGCCCTGCGTGCGTAGAAACTCGATCGCTTTTCCGATCCGCTCCAACGGAAAGTTATGCCAGCCGCGGTCCTTTTTGCAGGGGGAAATCGCCAGCGCGTGAATATTCTGCCGGTGCAGCCATTTCGCTCCGGAAACGATCATGCGGTTATCCGAAGAACCGTCCAACGTGATGATCATGGCACGGGAAGTTTTTACCCTGGGATTCGGGTACCAGGCTCCATAAAATCCGTCATTTTCCACCGAAAACATTTTTCTTTGCATTTTTCTTCTCTTCAGTTGATCCCCCGTTCTCGGGAGTATAGATCGCTCGATAAACCTGCTCCTCAAATTATATACCGGTTAATTTCTTCTAAACTTACCGTGTAAATGAATCGTATCCTGAGTTTACAGGACGTACGTCACTTTCCGAACGGGATCTCGGCGTAAACGACTTCCTCCCGCTGACGGTAGATCAGCCGGACCGATTCCGTTTCTTCGGACACGGCGATCGTTTGAACGTCGTAGCGATCGTCATCCGGAAATGGCTGGCGCAACCGTTCAGCGCCGGTC includes:
- a CDS encoding acyl-CoA thioester hydrolase, yielding MQRKMFSVENDGFYGAWYPNPRVKTSRAMIITLDGSSDNRMIVSGAKWLHRQNIHALAISPCKKDRGWHNFPLERIGKAIEFLRTQGCDKIGIFGASATGTVALAAASCYPDIRLTIALTPPDFIMEGFYRDGKDGVRERPGDHESAVSWQGIPLPYLPYAYRHPEYWQKMQEESKASGNLIAAREMFDESERRHLLNEEEKIKVERIRGKVICIGAEDDALWDTCKYIRRMRQRLETLPHDCDFEAWIYEHGTHFIFPESMLKLMLPIGSGLLVGLMFKAGKEHPRECKETRLDIDRRLAALMRDW